GCTTCTATTTTGATTGAGCCCAACACCTTGTTTTATATTCTGACCGGTTTGGTAGTGGTCTCTTTTTGGCTGCTGCGCCGCCGTATCCGCCGCAATAAATCGCTGTTGCTCATCATTGCCGGCGTGTACTTACTGAGTGTAGGCATTCAAAAATTTGCTGTGCCTTTCTTGTTCGAAAACATCATGCAGCCGTATCAGGTAGAACGCATCATGAGCATGTTTGGTAAAGACTACGTGCCCAAAGATCCCGCCAAACTGGAAGCACTGATGAAAGAAAAAGCCAAGCAGGGAAAGATTAATAAAGACGGTAAGAAAGAAGAAAACTACAACGTAAAGCAAAGCAAAATTGCCATTGGCAGCGGTGGCCTGGCCGGCAAAGGATTTTTAAAAGGCGCCGTAACGCAAGGCGAATTTGTGCCAGAACAACACACCGATTTTATTTTTACCGCCTTGGGCGAAAGCTTTGGCTTTTGGGGCTCCAGCCTCGTGGCCTTATTGTATTTCAGTTTGCTCATGATTATCATCAACATGGCCGAACGACAGCGCAGCACGTTTAGCCGGGTGTATGGCTACTGCGTAGCAGCGATATTGTTTTTTCATGTGGTGGTCAACATTTGCATGACCATTGGGCTGGCTCCGGTGATTGGCATTCCGCTTCCCCTCATCAGCCATGGCGGTTCCTCCCTCATGACCTTTACCATTCTCATCTTCATCTTCGTTCGCCTCGATGCCGACCGGCAGGTAGTGCTGCGATAAGAGCGAAGTAAGAAGTACGAGGGTAGAAGTACGAAGTAGGATTTTCCATCAACGACCAACCAGCAACCATCAACTATGGCTACAATTATTCCATTATCAGAAGGCTCATTCACCATTGGAAAGGACAAGATTTTTCATCCTTTCAACCACGCCGAAGATGACCTGCAACAACGGGCTACAGGCAGCTTACTGGTAGAAGTACAACCCTTTTGCATTGTAACGGAAAGAGATGTGCTGCTGATTGATACCGGCCTTGGTTTTAGCCAGCAGGGCGAGTTGCAAATACACCGCAACCTCAAAGCCAACGGCATACAACCGGCCGATGTAACCAAGGTATTGATGAGCCATTTACACAAAGACCATGCAGGCGGCGTAAGCTATAAAGACCGCTTGGGCAATGCACACCTGGCTTTTCCCAACGCTACGTATTTTGTACAGCGCCGCGAATACGATTTTGCGGAAGCCACTGGTTATCCTTCTTTTATTACTGATGAGTTTGAAGTGTTCGACCGGCACCCACGGGTGTTTTGGCTGCACGACGATGAGGGCAGCATCGACAATTACATTCACTACCAGGTAACGGGTGCACACAGCCCTTATCATCAGGTGTTTTGGATAGAAACCGCTGAAGGCCTCATTTTTTTTGGTGGAGATGATGCGCCGCAGCACAAGCAAATGCTGAGCCGCTTTGTGGCCAAGTACGACCACGATGGCAAAAAATGCATGGAGCTGCGCCAGCAATGGTGGGATAAAGGCAGCGCAGACGGATGGACCTTTTTATTCTATCATGATATCAGCCATCCGTATTTAAAACCCTGACAGTTTACTCAGGCCAGTTCACCAGCCAGCTCATCCAGTTGAGCCGCCATTTCCTGCAGCTCTGCTTCTGTCCAGTCGCTTTCCAGCTCTAAGGCATCGAGCATGGCTTTCAAGGCTTTTTGTGTGTCGTCGTCGCAGCTGAGTTGCTTCAGGTGTACCAGTCTTTCTTTCAAATCTTCGAGGCGCATAGTGCCGTGTATTTGCAGCAAAATTACCAGTGCCAGCCCCCGCAAACGATGACATGGCGCAGGTTCGGAAAATCTTCGCCGCCTGTTTTGGCAGGCAACCTTACTTTTGCGCAATTCTTCAACAATGAGCACAGTTACAGGCAGCACAGGTCTCTTGCACAACGAGAGCATCCCCAGCAACAGAAAAAAGATAATTGTATTAGGCAGCGGCCCCAACCGCATTGGTCAGGGCATTGAGTTCGATTACTGTTGCGTACATGGCCTCATGGCCATTAAAGAGAGTGGTTATGAAGCCATTATGGTGAACTGTAACCCCGAAACCGTTTCCACCGATTTCGATATTGCCGACAAACTGTACTTCGAGCCCGTGTTTTGGGAGCACCTCTGGGAAATTATTGAACTGGAACAACCCGAAGGCGTGATTGTACAGCTCGGTGGCCAAACCGCCCTCAAGCTGGCCAAAAAGCTGGTAGAAAAAGGCGTGAAAATCATCGGCACCAGCTTCGACAGCATGGACATAGCCGAAGACCGTGGCCGCTTCAGCGACCTGCTCCGCGACCTCGAAATTCCTTACCCCCAGTACGGCACCGCCTACGATGTAGACGAAGCCATTGAAGTAGCCAACCGGGTAGGCTACCCCGTATTGGTGCGCCCCAGCTACGTATTGGGTGGCCAACGGATGCGCATTGTGATCAACGACGACGAGGTAGAAAAAGCAGTCATCAGCCTGCTGAAACATATTCCCGGCAACAAAATCCTTATCGACCATTTCCTCGACCGCTGTCAGGAAGCAGAAGTAGATGCCATTTTCGATGGCGAAAACTTCCACGTGATGGGCGTCATGGAGCACATTGAGCCGGCCGGTATTCACAGCGGCGACAGCAATGCCGTGTTGCCAGCCTTCAACCTGACACCACTGGAAGTAACCACGCTGGAATACTACTCCGAAAAAATTGCCCGTGCACTGGATATCCGTGGCCTCATCAACATTCAGTTTGCTATTAAAGACGGCACTGTGTATGTGATTGAAGCCAACCCCCGTGCCAGCCGCACCACGCCGTTCATTGCCAAAGCGTATGGCATTCCGTACCTCAACATTGCCACCAAAGTAATGCTGGGCGAAAAGAAACTCACCGACTTTACGTTTGAGAAAAAGCTCGATGGTTTTGCCATCAAAGAACCTGTGTTCAGCTTCAATAAATTCCCGGGTGTAAACAAAGAGCTCGGCCCCGAAATGAAGAGCACCGGCGAAGCCATCCGTTTTGTAAAAGACCTGCGGGATCCTTATTTCCGCAAGCTGTACAAAGAGCGGAGCATGAATTTGAGTAAGTAGATATTTACGGCAAATAACCAAAAGCGTCATCCATCCCGATGACGCTTTTTTTCTGCGAAAAGAGTATCTTCCTGTTACCTTATCCCTACAGCATGAAACTACTCCTACTTTGCGTTTTTTTCCTTTTCAGCACCTGGTTGTCTGCCCAAAATGTTGGCCTTGGTACCACTACCCCCGAAGCCCGGCTGCATATCCGCAGCACCGGTTGGATAAAAGCCATTTTGGAAAATGATGCAGGACAACCACGAGGCTACATTGGTGCAGACAATAATGGCACCGTCACCTTTGCTGCCAATGCCTATTGGAATGGCAGCACCTGGGTGTACCCCAATGCCGGATCATCGTTTTACATGCTTATGCACCGGGTGAACAATCAGTTCGAATTTCGGGTACGCCCCGATGGCGGCAACCAAAGTACCGCCATGGTCATCAATCAAAATGGCAATGTGGGAATTGGTACAGGTAGCCCACAGCAAATGCTGAGTGTACAAAATGGGATAGCCATCGACCAAGGCAACAACAATACAGGAACCATAGAAAACGGCCTTCGTTTTGGCAGCTTGAGTGGCGAAGGAATTGGCAGTAAAAGAAATGCCGGCAGTGGCCAGTATGGGCTCGACTTTTATACGAATAGTGTGCAACGCATGACTATTGGGCAAAACGGTAACATTGGTATCAATAACCGGCTTCCTAAAAGTAGGGTTACCATTTACCACCCCGGCGAACTGGACATACCCCTGGATATTGATGACGGCCACGCAATAACCATATTCGATTCATCTTATTTCTCATTGGGTGAGCCCAGACTTTCTTTGAATATTGGCATCAACAGTCTCAGAGAATATGCATACATACGGGTGAGAAAAAATGCTACACTTGGTCCGGTACCCAGATTACTGCTCAACCCATTGGCAGAAGCTGCAGTTGTTGTTGGCGCAGGTGGCGATGGAACAGGGTATGCGCATGAAGCTACTACATACAAGTTTATTGTTGGTGCCAATGCACCTGCACTCTTCGATAATAAGGTAGACATATTTGGCAACCTAACCGTACAAAATGGCAAGGGCATCATCCGTAACACTACAGGTACTCAATTGAAACATGTGGTAAGTAGCGTAACTGTAAATCCGGGTACCATTGCGGGCAACAGTACATATAGTCAAAATGTATCCTGGAGCGAAAATTTTTCAGCCCCCCCTGTTGCTGCTTACATCGCTAACTTTACAAGTGGTGGAGGTTGGGCAGAACTGGTGTTAAGCATTGCCAACGTTACATCTGCTGGCTGTACATTATACATCTTCAATCCACGACTTTCTGCCAATACGCCCAATTTTATATTTAATGTCGTGGCTGTTGGTCCTCAGTAAAACGCAACATATTGTCACTCACTCCGCAGTCCATACTTCATGGCTTGCAGCGTTGGTTGCTTTCCTTTTTTACGGTAATGATGAAAAGATTGTCGTACTGATTGTCCGGAATGTTGCCTTCGAATGAAAGCGTTAGACCTACGGCACGAATCATTTGCGGCACGGTGTTGCTGTGACCGGTGATGAGCACATTGCCCTTGGGTTGTTTTACTAACGCTTGCAGCAAGCTATCTCCGTTGTTATAAGTTGTTATGTCTTTACCAAACTGCATGGCAGTAGGTGCTGCGGTTTGTTGTGTACGCTTGTAGTTGGTGCTGTACACCTGTGCAATCTTTTTATCCTTCAGGCTGTCCTTCAAGGCTTCTGCCCGTTCCAAACCAGCACCGCTCAGGGCCACATCTCCACTTGGTGACACTTTTTCTCCATGCCGTACAATGTAAATATGGCTGGTACTACCGCAGGCAGCCAGCAACAACACAAGACCACAAATACCCAACAAGGACACGAACTTCTGCATAGTCGATTGATTAAGGAATGAAAATAAACATTCTGCTGCATTCAACCGATTTGCGTATTTCTACGCTTGCATAACTCAAGTAGCGTTACTAAAATAGCTATACCTGTTTACCCCATGGCTGTAGCTGCATTCAGAAAATATTTCATTCCCGTTTGGCGGTCGGCACCACTGCTGCGCATTTGCCTGCCACTCATTGGCGGTATTATCTTGGGCAATGCCCTGCTCAGTATTCAATACCATTGGCAATACAGTTTACCCGTTTTTATTGTCATTAGTTTGCTCATGAGCCTGCTGCTGTACAAGCGTCCTTTGGCAGCCTCTGCGGGTTTGCTGCTTTGCCTGCTAGCCATCGGTGCCATGATGGTACAACTGCATGCCATTTGGCAGCAGCCCGCTTTTGCAGGCCATCATTATACCACAGGCCAAACGGTAGTAGCCACACTAGCAGAGCCTGCCGTACCCAAAGAAAAATCGGTAAAAGCCAATGCCCACATTTCACTGTTACTACCCAATGGAAAATTGCAGCAAGTGAAAGGAGAAGTGCTGCTGTACCTCGCCAAAGACAGCATTGCTTCGCAGCTGCAATATGGCCAGCAAATTGTTTTCAACCGGCCCTTGCAGCCCATTAAAAATGCAGGCAATCCCGGTGGGTTCAACTATCAAACCTATGCTGCCCGGCAAGGCGTTTTTTACCAGGTTTTTCTAAAGGCCGATCAATACAACATTTTACCGGGCAACAAAGGCAACGCTTTCCAATCATCACTTTTTTCCATGCGCCAATGGGTGCTGCAATCTATAGTCCGTTACATTCCTAATCCCATTGAAAATGGCGTAGCACAAGCCTTGCTCATTGGCTATCGTGGCGACCTCGACAAAACCCTGGTGGAGCAATATGCCAACACGGGTGTGGTACACATCATTGCCATCAGCGGCATGCACCTCGGCATGATTTATACACTGCTGTTGTATTTGCTAAGGCCGCTTGGGCAAACACAACGAATGCGATTCCTCCGCTTACTGCTCACCCTTGGCAGCATGTGGTTGTTTACTTTACTTACCGGGGCTGCACCCTCCATTACCAGGGCCGCCGTTATGTTTAGCATGGTGGCACTCGGCGACTTTTGGCAGCGGGGTTCTAACTCCATCAACATGCTGAGTGCCGCCGCTATCGCCCTGCTTCTCTACGACCCGTTTGCTTTGTGGAATGTCGGTTTTCAACTCAGCTTTGCCGCCGTGCTCAGCATCGCCATTTTTTACAAACCCATTTTGGCATGCTACAACCCCGGCAACAAAATACTCCTGCACATTTGGCAAATGATGGCCGTAACCATTGCGGCACAAATCCTCACCCTGCCACTCGGCATTTATCATTTCCATCAGTTTCCGGTCTACTTCTTACTCGCCAATTTGGTGGCCGTGCCGTTGAGTGGTGCGGTGTTGTATGCACTGCTCGTACTGTTGGCGCTAAGTTGGTGGCCTTTGGCTGCTGGCTTTGTAGGGCAACTGGCCGGCTGGGGTATTGCAGGTTTAAATGCCTGCATCATTTGGGTGAGCCAATTGCCTTTTACCACCATTCAGCAAGTGCAAATATCCATACCCATGGCGGTGTTGCTTTGCTGCATTATTGCGGGCATTGGTACCTGGTGGCTGCTCAAAAGCAGTAAGGGCTTGCTGGCCGCTGCCACTTCGCTGGCGTTGTACATGCTTTTACTAGCTGCACAAAAATGGCAAACCGCCACCCAACAGCAACTCATCATTTACAACATACCGCAGTACAGCGGCATCGATATTGTGCAAGGCAACCGCTCCATTTTCGTTGGCGACACTGCCCTAACCCAACCGGGTTTTCTGCAAAACTTTCACCTCTTGCCCACCCGCATTCGCTACCAGTTTCAACCGTGGCAATACCGCCTGCTGACCGATAGCAGCAATATGTCGTTTGTGGCCAATGGCCTGCGCATCAGCATATTGCGGCAGCAGCTCAATTACAAGCAATCGGCCATTCATGAAACAGACTTGCTCATTGTGAGTGGCAATGTACCCGGCAATCCGGCCAAAATTTTGCCGCATATCCGCTGCCGGCAAATTGTGCTCGATGGCAGCAACAGTACCTACCGCATTGCCCGGTGGAAAAGCGCAGCCGATAGCCTACATTTGCGCCTCCATAGCGTGGCCATCAATGGGGCTTTTGTTGTGGAGCAGGCCCGCTTGTAGCACCTGCATCAACTTATCACAGCGCAATCGCATAACAATCAGCCAATCATGAACAAGCCAATCAAAAGTGCTTTGATCTCCGTTTTTTATAAAGACGGACTGGAAACTCTTGTGCCTACCCTACATCAGCAGGGCATTACCCTCTACAGTACCGGCGGTACCCAAAGCTTTATTGAAAAACTGGGCATTCCCGTGGTACCGGTAGAAAACCTGACCAGCTACCCCAGCATACTCGGCGGCCGTGTAAAAACCTTACACCCTGTAGTGTTTGGCGGCATCCTGGGCAAGCGGGCCGATGCCGTGCATGTACAGGAAATGGCGCAGTACAACATCCCCGAAATTGATCTGGTCATCGTTGACCTCTATCCTTTTGAAGAAACCGTGGCCAATACCAGCGAAGAGTCGGCCATTATCGAAAAAATAGACATTGGCGGCCCGAGCATGATTCGTGCTGCTGCCAAAAACTTCAGCGACCTGGTGGTGCTGAGCAGCAAAGATGACTACGCTGTTTTGAATGACATACTGTTGGCACAAAACGGTACCACTACACTGGAGCAGCGCCGGATGTTTGCCGCCAAAGCTTTTGAAGTGGTAAAACGCTACGACATCGCCATTGCCGATTATTTTCTGAGCACCACGCCGGAAGTGGGCAGCAAAAAAACATTGCGCTACGGCGAAAATCCGCACCAGTCTGCCACTTTCGAGGGCAACCTGGCAGAGTTGTTTGAGCAGGTCAATGGCAAGGAACTGAGCTACAACAATCTGGTAGATGTAGATGCTGCCATGCAGCTCATTCGTGAATTTGAGGCCGGTAGCGATACTACTTTTGCCATCATCAAGCATACCAATGTATGCGGCGTAAGCCAGCGCCCCACGGTAAAAGCCGCCTGGGATGCAGCCCTCGCCGGCGACCCTGAAAGTGCTTTTGGTGGTGTGCTCGTTACCAATGGCACCGTAGACCTCGACACCGCCAATGCCATCAACGAAATTTTCTTTGAAGTGCTCATAGCTCCAGCGTACAACGAAGACGCTCTGGCCGTGCTCAAAAGCAAAAAGAACCGCATCTTGCTGCAACTGAAAGACCAGCCTGCAGGCACTACCCAGTACCGCAGCCTGCTGAATGGGGTGCTCAGCCAAAACAACGACATTGGCAACTACACCGAGTGGAACGAAGTTGGTGGCCGTACCTGCACCGACGCCGAAAAAGCCGAGCTGGCCTTTGCCAACCTGGTGTGCAAGCACCTCAAGAGCAATGCCATTGCCCTCATCAAAGACCGCCAGCTGGTAGGCAAGGGTTGTGGCCAAACCAGCCGCATTGATGCCCTGCGGCACAGCATCGAAAAAGCCCGTCAGTTCAACTTCGACTTGAAAGGTGCCGTGCTGGCCAGCGATGCCTTCTTCCCGTTTGATGATTGTGTGAAGATTGCCCATGCCGAAGGCATTGAAGCATTTATTCAGCCCGGCGGCAGCATCCGCGATAAAGATAG
The Phnomibacter ginsenosidimutans genome window above contains:
- the purH gene encoding bifunctional phosphoribosylaminoimidazolecarboxamide formyltransferase/IMP cyclohydrolase — its product is MNKPIKSALISVFYKDGLETLVPTLHQQGITLYSTGGTQSFIEKLGIPVVPVENLTSYPSILGGRVKTLHPVVFGGILGKRADAVHVQEMAQYNIPEIDLVIVDLYPFEETVANTSEESAIIEKIDIGGPSMIRAAAKNFSDLVVLSSKDDYAVLNDILLAQNGTTTLEQRRMFAAKAFEVVKRYDIAIADYFLSTTPEVGSKKTLRYGENPHQSATFEGNLAELFEQVNGKELSYNNLVDVDAAMQLIREFEAGSDTTFAIIKHTNVCGVSQRPTVKAAWDAALAGDPESAFGGVLVTNGTVDLDTANAINEIFFEVLIAPAYNEDALAVLKSKKNRILLQLKDQPAGTTQYRSLLNGVLSQNNDIGNYTEWNEVGGRTCTDAEKAELAFANLVCKHLKSNAIALIKDRQLVGKGCGQTSRIDALRHSIEKARQFNFDLKGAVLASDAFFPFDDCVKIAHAEGIEAFIQPGGSIRDKDSIEYCQQNGLAMVMTGMRHFRH
- a CDS encoding ComEC/Rec2 family competence protein encodes the protein MAVAAFRKYFIPVWRSAPLLRICLPLIGGIILGNALLSIQYHWQYSLPVFIVISLLMSLLLYKRPLAASAGLLLCLLAIGAMMVQLHAIWQQPAFAGHHYTTGQTVVATLAEPAVPKEKSVKANAHISLLLPNGKLQQVKGEVLLYLAKDSIASQLQYGQQIVFNRPLQPIKNAGNPGGFNYQTYAARQGVFYQVFLKADQYNILPGNKGNAFQSSLFSMRQWVLQSIVRYIPNPIENGVAQALLIGYRGDLDKTLVEQYANTGVVHIIAISGMHLGMIYTLLLYLLRPLGQTQRMRFLRLLLTLGSMWLFTLLTGAAPSITRAAVMFSMVALGDFWQRGSNSINMLSAAAIALLLYDPFALWNVGFQLSFAAVLSIAIFYKPILACYNPGNKILLHIWQMMAVTIAAQILTLPLGIYHFHQFPVYFLLANLVAVPLSGAVLYALLVLLALSWWPLAAGFVGQLAGWGIAGLNACIIWVSQLPFTTIQQVQISIPMAVLLCCIIAGIGTWWLLKSSKGLLAAATSLALYMLLLAAQKWQTATQQQLIIYNIPQYSGIDIVQGNRSIFVGDTALTQPGFLQNFHLLPTRIRYQFQPWQYRLLTDSSNMSFVANGLRISILRQQLNYKQSAIHETDLLIVSGNVPGNPAKILPHIRCRQIVLDGSNSTYRIARWKSAADSLHLRLHSVAINGAFVVEQARL
- a CDS encoding MBL fold metallo-hydrolase; this encodes MATIIPLSEGSFTIGKDKIFHPFNHAEDDLQQRATGSLLVEVQPFCIVTERDVLLIDTGLGFSQQGELQIHRNLKANGIQPADVTKVLMSHLHKDHAGGVSYKDRLGNAHLAFPNATYFVQRREYDFAEATGYPSFITDEFEVFDRHPRVFWLHDDEGSIDNYIHYQVTGAHSPYHQVFWIETAEGLIFFGGDDAPQHKQMLSRFVAKYDHDGKKCMELRQQWWDKGSADGWTFLFYHDISHPYLKP
- a CDS encoding SixA phosphatase family protein, whose translation is MQKFVSLLGICGLVLLLAACGSTSHIYIVRHGEKVSPSGDVALSGAGLERAEALKDSLKDKKIAQVYSTNYKRTQQTAAPTAMQFGKDITTYNNGDSLLQALVKQPKGNVLITGHSNTVPQMIRAVGLTLSFEGNIPDNQYDNLFIITVKKESNQRCKP
- a CDS encoding ATP-grasp domain-containing protein: MSTVTGSTGLLHNESIPSNRKKIIVLGSGPNRIGQGIEFDYCCVHGLMAIKESGYEAIMVNCNPETVSTDFDIADKLYFEPVFWEHLWEIIELEQPEGVIVQLGGQTALKLAKKLVEKGVKIIGTSFDSMDIAEDRGRFSDLLRDLEIPYPQYGTAYDVDEAIEVANRVGYPVLVRPSYVLGGQRMRIVINDDEVEKAVISLLKHIPGNKILIDHFLDRCQEAEVDAIFDGENFHVMGVMEHIEPAGIHSGDSNAVLPAFNLTPLEVTTLEYYSEKIARALDIRGLINIQFAIKDGTVYVIEANPRASRTTPFIAKAYGIPYLNIATKVMLGEKKLTDFTFEKKLDGFAIKEPVFSFNKFPGVNKELGPEMKSTGEAIRFVKDLRDPYFRKLYKERSMNLSK
- the rodA gene encoding rod shape-determining protein RodA yields the protein MSQPTRIISKGINWLLPVMYLLLVFIGLTAIFSVEYRPDVNILQAITGLKTNYSRQLLFLVICLVLGILILLTDSKFFTATANLSYALGILLLLATFVVGKEVNGSHSWIPLGFMNLQPAETCKIFVSLALAKYLSRMETDFRRWQSHAIAIALALTPAMFSILQNETGLALVYFAFFIPLYREGLPAAYLVVGVSAAVLVVASILIEPNTLFYILTGLVVVSFWLLRRRIRRNKSLLLIIAGVYLLSVGIQKFAVPFLFENIMQPYQVERIMSMFGKDYVPKDPAKLEALMKEKAKQGKINKDGKKEENYNVKQSKIAIGSGGLAGKGFLKGAVTQGEFVPEQHTDFIFTALGESFGFWGSSLVALLYFSLLMIIINMAERQRSTFSRVYGYCVAAILFFHVVVNICMTIGLAPVIGIPLPLISHGGSSLMTFTILIFIFVRLDADRQVVLR